The sequence GCCGATCGCCGACACCACCACCGCGAGCACCGTGTCCCCTGCGCCGAACGCGATCGAACTACCGATCAGCACCGCGAGGGCGATCAGAGGGATGAGCGCGTCACTCAGCGACGCAGAGCGAACCTGCTGGTCCGTCATCACCGCGCGCCCTGATTGGCGTGCCACGGCACGGCAGGACGGTATCAGCTCGACAAGCGCTGCGCTGAAAGAGTTTACAGATCGGCCAGAATTTGCTGGCGTTTGGCGGCGTACTCATCCTCGGTGATTGCACCGGTGGCGCGCAGCGTCTCGAGCTCCTGGAGGCGTTGCGCGGTCGACGGCTCCGGCGGGGTCAGCACCGCCCCGGGGGTCTGCGTTTGGGCTACCGGAGCCTGCTGCGCCGGTGTCGGCTTTGCGACCGCACGGCGGACTATATCCTGAACCTGTTGTCGCGCAACAGGATTGGATCGCAGGTCGATCATGCTGTTAAGCGCGATGTTGTGGGTTTTGAGGATCTGCAGGATCTCCATCAACGGACCGACCTGGCCGCTGAGGTCATAGCTGGTGTTGTCCTCGGCGAGGGTGAAGTTGGCGGGCATCATGCCGCTGACCAAACTAGACCGCTCCCAATCGATTTGATACTCGTTGGTCATCGGGTCCACGATCGCGACCAGCTTGCGACTGGTGATCATCGGCAACCGGGAGATCGAGGCGAGCACCCGGTCCTGGCTGGCGAACGGGGCGATGCCCGGCCCGGAGATCTGCAGATCGAGCTTCACCAACGGCTGTTCGTTGATGCGCGTACCGGTTTCGTGGATACCGACGACTTGGGCGAGCGCCAGCACGCCGGTCTGCTCCAGCGCCGCGGTCTTGGCCTGCTTTGTCGCCCCCGCGGCGGTGATCCCCAACGCGATCAACACATCCATCGCGGTGATGAGCAGACCGATCCAGAACATCCACTGCAGCATCGGGTCGGCGCCCATGGCGAAGTAGACGATCAGAAAGATCGGCCCCACGATGCCGCACAGCAGCACGAACGCCTGAATACGGAGGTAGCGCCAGAAGGTGGACATGGCCGGCTCCCGTCGTCGCACGGATGCCTAGATTATCGCCATTGAACGCGATGTGCGCCGTATCGTCGATCAGTGCCGTCGACCGAACCCACGCAAGCGCTGTGGACCTTGGTCGCCGTCTCGGTTGCGCTGTTCTGCGTGCAGATCGACTACTTCGCGATGAACCTCGCGCTACCGCGGATGGCATCCGAGTTCGGCACCACGGCGACCGACCTGCAGTGGATCATCAGCGTGTACATGCTGACGCTGGGGGCCTTCATGGTGCCCGCGGGCCGTATCGGCGACATCTACGGGCGCCGGCGGGCGTTGTTGGCCGGGGTGGCGCTGTTCGGCTTGGCATCGGCCGCATGCGCGCTGGCGCCGTCGGTGACCGTGCTCATCGTCTTTCGCGCGGTACAGGGCCTGGGCGCGGCGCTGATCTTCCCGGTCTCGATCAGTGTGCTGACCAACGCTTTTCCCGCGGCGAAGGCCGGCCACGCCATCGGATTGGCTTACGGCATAGCGGCTTTGGGAAACGCCAGCGGCCCGCTGGTCAGCGGCCTACTCACCGACACCGTCGGCTGGCGGTGGATCTTCTGACTGAACCTTCCACTTGTGCTGGCCTGCCTGGTGGTCGGCGCGTGGAGCATCGCCGAGTCGCACGACCACACGGTGCCCCGACGTCTCGACATCACCGGTCTGGCTCTGATCACGGTCGCAATCGGGTTGTTCACGTTGACGTTTGACCGTGCACCGAGCTGGGGGTGGCTCTCGGGGTCCACGCTGCTGTTGTTCGCCGGTGCCATGGCGGCAATGACCGGGTTCGTCCTCGCGGAGAACAAGATCCGCTGGCCCCTGGTCGACCTGTCCCTGGCCAGAAACCCGAAGTTCGTGATTCTCGTGGTCGTTGGCACCATTTCGAACATCGCGTACGCTGTGACGATTTTTCTGTCCACGCTCTACCTGCAGCAGGGGCGGGGACTCGACCCGCTGACCGCAGGACTGGTGTTTCTCGGCGCGTCGGCCGGCGCGGCGCTCGGCGGGGTGTTGTCGGGCAGGCTCGCCGCCACCCGCCCGCCGGTTCCGGTCATGGGTGCAACAACCGTGATCGCCGCCCTGTGCCTGGCCACGTTGGCCGCCTCCGATGGTTGGCTGCTCTACCTGCCTGCGCTCACGGCGTGCGGCTTCACGCTCGGCCTGGTGTATGCGTTCACCACCGTGGCGACCCAGGCGGCGGTTCGCCCCGAGCGCGCGGGCGAGGCCGCCGGCGTGACGCTGACCGCGATGGTGACGATCGGCGGCGTCGGCGTCGCGGTCTCCGCGACCGTACTGGAGATGCTGCAGCGCAGTGGAATGACGACGGCGGGTGCCGTCGACGTCATCGTCGTCGCGCTGGCGGTGTTGCTGCTGCCGGCCGGGGCAGCGGTCCTGCTGTCGGCCCGCCGACAAGCTACGAAGTCTGCGTCGTCGCGCCCAGCGGGGTGACCGGCTGCGCCTGCGATGCGCCGGGCGCCGGGCCGAGGAGCTCATAAAGCGGCTGTGTCCACCGGTATCCACCTGCGGAGGTGATGTAGCTGGTGTGGATCACCATCGAGACCTTCGACACCTCATCGGCGTCGGGGTCGTAGTCGCAGACCGCGTCGCCGAGTTCGCACACGCTGACGGTGCGGCTGCCGATGGCGGGAGGCAGCGGCGCAGGGGCACCCGCAAGGATGGGCCAGTCCTGCGCGACGCCCTTTCCGGCGCCGGGAACCGACGTGACGGAACCGATGTTGAGCGTGGGGTCGGCGGGCAGGCGATCGCCGTCGGCGATGAGCAACGCGGCCGCCATATTCGGGTTGGCGCCGAGGGTGTGCAGGTTGCGATGCACCACCATCGCGCCCTGCGAGTAACCCGCGAGCACGACCTTGGTGCTGGGGCAGCGCTGGGTGAAGGCCGCGTACTGGGCGCCGAGCGCCTCCGCGCCGGCGTCGACGCTGTCCATGAAGCCGAGCCAGTCACCGATGCCGGCGTCCTCGTCAGGCACGGCGACGGCGGGGT comes from Mycolicibacterium pulveris and encodes:
- a CDS encoding SHOCT domain-containing protein, with the protein product MSTFWRYLRIQAFVLLCGIVGPIFLIVYFAMGADPMLQWMFWIGLLITAMDVLIALGITAAGATKQAKTAALEQTGVLALAQVVGIHETGTRINEQPLVKLDLQISGPGIAPFASQDRVLASISRLPMITSRKLVAIVDPMTNEYQIDWERSSLVSGMMPANFTLAEDNTSYDLSGQVGPLMEILQILKTHNIALNSMIDLRSNPVARQQVQDIVRRAVAKPTPAQQAPVAQTQTPGAVLTPPEPSTAQRLQELETLRATGAITEDEYAAKRQQILADL
- a CDS encoding MFS transporter, whose amino-acid sequence is MPSTEPTQALWTLVAVSVALFCVQIDYFAMNLALPRMASEFGTTATDLQWIISVYMLTLGAFMVPAGRIGDIYGRRRALLAGVALFGLASAACALAPSVTVLIVFRAVQGLGAALIFPVSISVLTNAFPAAKAGHAIGLAYGIAALGNASGPLVSGLLTDTVGWRWIF
- a CDS encoding MFS transporter gives rise to the protein MLACLVVGAWSIAESHDHTVPRRLDITGLALITVAIGLFTLTFDRAPSWGWLSGSTLLLFAGAMAAMTGFVLAENKIRWPLVDLSLARNPKFVILVVVGTISNIAYAVTIFLSTLYLQQGRGLDPLTAGLVFLGASAGAALGGVLSGRLAATRPPVPVMGATTVIAALCLATLAASDGWLLYLPALTACGFTLGLVYAFTTVATQAAVRPERAGEAAGVTLTAMVTIGGVGVAVSATVLEMLQRSGMTTAGAVDVIVVALAVLLLPAGAAVLLSARRQATKSASSRPAG
- a CDS encoding cutinase family protein, translating into MFRRITTLASAAAIASAAFVGLSAAVAHADPGCPDVHWFGAAGSGQRDGHMSANAGMGDDVYQSYLDLQRLVQRDGRTMTAEAVVYPAVAVPDEDAGIGDWLGFMDSVDAGAEALGAQYAAFTQRCPSTKVVLAGYSQGAMVVHRNLHTLGANPNMAAALLIADGDRLPADPTLNIGSVTSVPGAGKGVAQDWPILAGAPAPLPPAIGSRTVSVCELGDAVCDYDPDADEVSKVSMVIHTSYITSAGGYRWTQPLYELLGPAPGASQAQPVTPLGATTQTS